Proteins encoded together in one Papaver somniferum cultivar HN1 unplaced genomic scaffold, ASM357369v1 unplaced-scaffold_21, whole genome shotgun sequence window:
- the LOC113339493 gene encoding uncharacterized protein LOC113339493, with protein MSGSDPSSPNSPVHDNISSQNNETLINSSALPRTLDPYIIHPSDNPATVLSYPLLQGDNYGSWVRGIIKSLNAKGKLGFVDGSLPPPTDPLQFQCWKRCDDLVGSWLLKSCQPDIRASCLYAANSHAILKDLQIRFCVSNAPILFRLKSSIASIKQESMHVSLYYTKIKTLWDQYDSLVASTEACICGAGKHMLERLERERAMEFLQGLHDRFSNLRSQILTMDPFPSAIRIFNLVQQEEEQQHLTHTPLPTVDAAALASTRNFQSIYRPPSNQKKRQRPFCDYCNRLGHVRDNFYRLHAFPPANSSQQQPLANANLHMTAAAAALSTDPSAAPHALPSLSGDQYALLLALINPAPDSAQPDARANFAGPCNESSDWSG; from the exons ATGTCTGGCTCTGATccatcttctcccaactctccagTGCATGACAACATCTCTTCCCAAAACAATGAAACTCTGATCAATTCTTCAGCACTTCCTAGAACTCTAGACCCTTATATCATTCATCCCAGTGATAACCCTGCAACTGTGCTATCCTATCCTCTTTTACAAGGAGACAACTACGGTTCCTGGGTTAGGGGAATCATCAAGTCTCTGAATGCCAAGGGCAAGCTTGGTTTCGTTGATGGATCCCTTCCTCCTCCAACAGATCCGTTGCAGTTTCAATGCTGGAAGAGATGTGATGATCTCGTGGGAAGTTGGCTTCTAAAATCTTGTCAACCAGATATCAGGGCTAGCTGCCTGTATGCTGCCAACTCTCATGCTATCTTGAAAGATCTGCAAATCAGGTTTTGTGTCTCCAATGCCCCTATTCTGTTTCgtttaaaatcttcaattgcttCAATCAAACAGGAATCAATGCATGTGTCTCTTTACTATACCAAAATAAAAACTCTTTGGGATCAATATGACTCCCTGGTTGCTTCTACGGAAGCATGTATATGTGGTGCTGGCAAGCACATGCTTGAAAGACTCGAAAGAGAGCGTGCCATGGAGTTTCTGCAGGGATTACACGACAGGTTTTCCAACCTTCGTAGTCAGATACTCACTATGGATCCCTTCCCAAGTGCAATTCGTATCTTCAATCTTGTTCAGCAGGAGGAGGAACAGCAGCATTTAACCCATACTCCTCTGCCAACTGTTGATGCTGCTGCTCTTGCTTCGACTCGAAATTTCCAGTCCATCTATCGTCCGCCATCCAATCAGAAAAAGCGTCAGCGTCCCTTTTGCGACTATTGTAACAGACTAGGCCATGTTCGAGACAATTTCTACAGGCTCCATGCTTTTCCCCCTGCCAACAGTTCTCAACAGCAGCCTTTGGCTAATGCAAATCTGCACatgactgctgctgctgcagctctgtCAACTGACCCATCTGCTGCACCACACGCTCTTCCCTCCCTGTCTGGCGATCAGTATGCTCTCCTTTTGGCCTTGATCAACCCTGCACCAGACTCTGCACAACCTGATGCTCGTGCCAATTTTGCAG GACCGTGTAACGAAAGCAGTGATTGGTCAGGCTGA